One segment of Brassica napus cultivar Da-Ae chromosome C3, Da-Ae, whole genome shotgun sequence DNA contains the following:
- the LOC106358667 gene encoding beta-glucuronosyltransferase GlcAT14A-like isoform X2 yields MEKSMSHGSKFSSMGYANMENKWVFSLLITPLVCVFLIVTYFNMSLLLSSLRPPLNEAFPHSKVDNLPRFAYLVSGSKGDLESLWRTLRALYHPRNQYIVHMDLESPIEERQELASRISNDSMYSKIGNVYMITKANLVTYTGPTMVANTLHACAILLKRSPGWDWFINLSASDYPLVTQDDLLYTFSTLDRNLNFIEHTTDLGWKNKYRAMRLMIDPALYMLNKSNIFWVGPGRSLPNAFKLHTGSAWMVLSRPFVEYIIWGWDNLPRTLLIPPRQHPRLLSLTNMRPMIASGAAFARKFSRNDSALDRIDKELLMRTNQEGFTPGGWCGKHECSVVEDVARINPGSGAERLKGLVDRLVSEAKSGESCRKVNLLQWDKGYL; encoded by the exons ATGGAGAAGTCTATGTCTCATGGTTCCAAGTTCTCTTCAATGGGGTATGCAAACATGGAGAACAAATGGGTATTCTCATTACTAATAACACCTCTTGTTTGCGTTTTCCTCATCGTAACTTACTTCAACATGAGTCTATTATTGTCTTCACTTCGACCACCACTCAATGAAGCTTTCCCACATTCCAAAGTTGACAATCTCCCACGTTTCGCTTACCTTGTGTCGGGATCTAAAGGAGATCTTGAAAGCCTTTGGAGAACTCTTAGAGCATTGTACCACCCAAGAAACCAATACATTGTCCACATGGATCTTGAATCACCCATTGAAGAGAGACAAGAGCTGGCTTCTCGCATTAGTAACGACTCTATGTATTCAAAGATTGGTAATGTTTATATGATAACTAAAGCTAATCTTGTGACCTATACCGGACCAACAATGGTGGCGAATACTCTTCATGCTTGTGCCATTCTTCTTAAGAGAAGCCCTGGCTGGGACTGGTTTATCAATCTCAGTGCTTCGGATTATCCACTTGTGACTCAAGATG ATTTGTTGTATACGTTTTCAACTTTGGACCGTAACCTCAACTTTATCGAGCACACAACTGACTTAGGTTGGAAAAA CAAATACCGAGCAATGCGATTAATGATTGATCCTGCACTCTACATGCTAAACAAATCAAACATTTTTTGGGTCGGGCCTGGTCGAAGTTTACCAAATGCGTTTAAGTTACATACCG GATCAGCTTGGATGGTTCTCTCGCGCCCATTTGTGGAGTATATCATTTGGGGTTGGGACAACTTACCAAGAACTTTACTCAT ACCACCGAGACAGCATCCTCGCTTGTTGTCCTTAACAAACATGAGACCGATGATTGCGAGCGGTGCTGCATTTGCTCGAAAATTCAGTAGAAACGACAGTGCTTTGGATAGGATTGATAAGGAACTGCTTATGCGTACGAACCAAGAGGGTTTCACTCCTGGGGGGTGGTGTGGGAAACATGAGTGCTCGGTTGTGGAAGACGTGGCTAGGATTAATCCTGGATCAGGAGCAGAGAGGCTCAAGGGGCTTGTAGATAGGTTAGTTTCAGAAGCTAAATCAGGAGAAAGTTGTAGGAAAGTTAACTTACTACAATGGGACAAAGGATATTTGTAA
- the LOC106358667 gene encoding beta-glucuronosyltransferase GlcAT14A-like isoform X1: MEKSMSHGSKFSSMGYANMENKWVFSLLITPLVCVFLIVTYFNMSLLLSSLRPPLNEAFPHSKVDNLPRFAYLVSGSKGDLESLWRTLRALYHPRNQYIVHMDLESPIEERQELASRISNDSMYSKIGNVYMITKANLVTYTGPTMVANTLHACAILLKRSPGWDWFINLSASDYPLVTQDDLLYTFSTLDRNLNFIEHTTDLGWKNKYRAMRLMIDPALYMLNKSNIFWVGPGRSLPNAFKLHTGSAWMVLSRPFVEYIIWGWDNLPRTLLMYYTNFVSSTEFYFHTIICNVPEFSKTALNHDLHYIAWHRPPRQHPRLLSLTNMRPMIASGAAFARKFSRNDSALDRIDKELLMRTNQEGFTPGGWCGKHECSVVEDVARINPGSGAERLKGLVDRLVSEAKSGESCRKVNLLQWDKGYL; the protein is encoded by the exons ATGGAGAAGTCTATGTCTCATGGTTCCAAGTTCTCTTCAATGGGGTATGCAAACATGGAGAACAAATGGGTATTCTCATTACTAATAACACCTCTTGTTTGCGTTTTCCTCATCGTAACTTACTTCAACATGAGTCTATTATTGTCTTCACTTCGACCACCACTCAATGAAGCTTTCCCACATTCCAAAGTTGACAATCTCCCACGTTTCGCTTACCTTGTGTCGGGATCTAAAGGAGATCTTGAAAGCCTTTGGAGAACTCTTAGAGCATTGTACCACCCAAGAAACCAATACATTGTCCACATGGATCTTGAATCACCCATTGAAGAGAGACAAGAGCTGGCTTCTCGCATTAGTAACGACTCTATGTATTCAAAGATTGGTAATGTTTATATGATAACTAAAGCTAATCTTGTGACCTATACCGGACCAACAATGGTGGCGAATACTCTTCATGCTTGTGCCATTCTTCTTAAGAGAAGCCCTGGCTGGGACTGGTTTATCAATCTCAGTGCTTCGGATTATCCACTTGTGACTCAAGATG ATTTGTTGTATACGTTTTCAACTTTGGACCGTAACCTCAACTTTATCGAGCACACAACTGACTTAGGTTGGAAAAA CAAATACCGAGCAATGCGATTAATGATTGATCCTGCACTCTACATGCTAAACAAATCAAACATTTTTTGGGTCGGGCCTGGTCGAAGTTTACCAAATGCGTTTAAGTTACATACCG GATCAGCTTGGATGGTTCTCTCGCGCCCATTTGTGGAGTATATCATTTGGGGTTGGGACAACTTACCAAGAACTTTACTCATGTATTACACAAACTTTGTTTCTTCTACTGAGTTTTACTTCCACACAATCATATGTAACGTGCCTGAGTTCTCCAAAACTGCGTTGAATCATGATCTTCACTATATTGCGTGGCACAGACCACCGAGACAGCATCCTCGCTTGTTGTCCTTAACAAACATGAGACCGATGATTGCGAGCGGTGCTGCATTTGCTCGAAAATTCAGTAGAAACGACAGTGCTTTGGATAGGATTGATAAGGAACTGCTTATGCGTACGAACCAAGAGGGTTTCACTCCTGGGGGGTGGTGTGGGAAACATGAGTGCTCGGTTGTGGAAGACGTGGCTAGGATTAATCCTGGATCAGGAGCAGAGAGGCTCAAGGGGCTTGTAGATAGGTTAGTTTCAGAAGCTAAATCAGGAGAAAGTTGTAGGAAAGTTAACTTACTACAATGGGACAAAGGATATTTGTAA
- the LOC106358665 gene encoding uncharacterized protein LOC106358665 → MHGVGILRLHDDLNPVASDANQKCILLPPLVSLPHCQTQIVTNVSLSSLSPEEEDCVVAIKFMGPQLSYCRPSAQGNSKWFNIRIANPCFFSSRVMFSKKHNMFRIPGAGGQLIASWDLCEDKHTPKFQELRYHFLPEPTEAEREVMDTCLTSEHMVESQSTGETFLVKCFRQTMDGIAVLQTKGVMAFRVTPKGNSVYTQDIVDLTIFISKAEAFCVRASSFPGVSPNHVYILDVMEISFFKLPDSSITTLTERIMSPYVFPPQNIEY, encoded by the coding sequence ATGCATGGCGTTGGCATTTTGCGTCTCCATGATGATCTAAACCCGGTTGCATCTGATGCAAATCAAAAATGCATCTTGCTGCCTCCTCTTGTATCTTTGCCTCATTGCCAAACCCAAATCGTCACCAACGTGTCCTTGTCCTCACTATCTCCAGAGGAGGAAGATTGTGTCGTGGCTATTAAGTTCATGGGACCCCAACTCAGCTACTGCCGACCCTCTGCTCAAGGCAACTCCAAGTGGTTCAACATCAGGATCGCAAACCCTTGCTTCTTCTCCTCCCGTGTCATGTTTTCCAAGAAACATAACATGTTTCGCATACCTGGAGCTGGCGGCCAACTCATTGCATCATGGGATCTCTGCGAAGACAAGCACACACCCAAGTTTCAGGAGTTGCGATATCATTTTCTTCCAGAGCCGACCGAAGCAGAACGTGAGGTTATGGATACATGTCTCACGAGCGAACACATGGTGGAATCACAATCCACAGGTGAAACCTTTTTGGTCAAGTGTTTCAGACAGACTATGGACGGTATTGCCGTATTGCAAACAAAAGGTGTAATGGCGTTCAGGGTAACCCCCAAGGGAAATTCAGTGTACACTCAAGACATTGTAGATCTCACCATTTTCATCTCAAAGGCTGAAGCATTCTGTGTCCGTGCTAGCTCGTTTCCTGGCGTGAGCCCTAACCATGTCTATATCTTGGATGTCATGGAGATTTCATTTTTCAAGCTTCCTGATTCTTCCATCACAACTCTTACTGAAAGAATCATGTCCCCTTACGTTTTTCCACCtcaaaatatagaatattaA